The following proteins are encoded in a genomic region of Mesoplodon densirostris isolate mMesDen1 chromosome 12, mMesDen1 primary haplotype, whole genome shotgun sequence:
- the CGAS gene encoding cyclic GMP-AMP synthase isoform X1, with translation MAPRRGKATGAASGAKAAAPRVSAPRVKGAPTEPRESPAVPEAARPSARRCGPARPSGSRREKSGPDSQEKRQVRTRAARAEDQAEGPAARTEGVMPPAAPGRPLPRPASRREGTARSARERRPQPGPTEVPGPLVPVPSLGRGKEAPGAWKPRAVLEKLRLSRLEISAATEVVNSITDHLLRRLQSSKSEFKGVALLRTGSYYERVKISAPNEFDVMFKLEVPRIQLEEYCNSAAHYFVKFKRNPKGNPLGQFLEGEILSASKMLSKFRKIIKEEIKNIEDTDVMVERKRRGSPAVTLLVRKPKEISVDIILALESKSSWPASTQGGLPISNWLGAKVKNSLRRQPFYLVPKHAKEGSGFQEETWRLSFSHIEKEILKNHGQSKTCCEIDGVKCCRKECLKLMKYLLEQLKKKFGNRKELDKFCSYHVKTAFFHVCTQDPDDSQWQSKDLELCFDNCVTYFLQCLQTEQLEHYFIPEVNLFSRDHIDKLSKEFLSKQIEYERNNGFPVFGEF, from the exons ATGGCCCCGCGGCGCGGAAAGGCGACGGGAGCAGCTTCGGGGGCGAAAGCCGCCGCCCCCAGGGTCTCGGCGCCGCGTGTGAAGGGCGCCCCGACCGAGCCTAGAGAGTCCCCGGCCGTCCCTGAGGCCGCCCGGCCCAGCGCGCGGAGGTGCGGCCCCGCCAGGCCGTCGGGATCCCGGAGGGAGAAGAGCGGCCCGGACTCCCAGGAGAAGCGGCAGGTACGCACGCGGGCTGCCCGCGCCGAGGACCAGGCGGAGGGTCCGGCTGCTCGGACCGAAGGGGTGATGCCTCCCGCGGCCCCGGGACGGCCCCTTCCCAGGCCTGCATCTCGCCGCGAGGGCACCGCGCGCTCCGCTCGGGAGCGGAGACCCCAGCCCGGGCCCACGGAGGTCCCTGGCCCGCTGGTCCCAGTCCCCAGTCTCGGGCGCGGGAAGGAGGCGCCCGGCGCCTGGAAGCCCCGGGCGGTACTGGAGAAGTTGAGGCTGAGCCGCCTGGAAATCTCTGCGGCGACGGAGGTGGTGAACAGTATCACGGACCACCTGCTGCGGAGACTGCAGAGCAGTAAGTCCGAGTTCAAAGGCGTCGCGCTGCTGCGCACCGGGAGCTACTATGAGCGCGTGAAG ATTTCTGCTCCTAATGAATTTGACGTTATGTTCAAACTGGAGGTCCCCCGAATTCAGCTAGAAGAATATTGCAACAGTGCTGCTCATTACTTTGTGAAGTTCAAAAGAAATCCCAAAGGAAATCCTCTGGGTCAGTTTTTAGAAGGGGAAATATTATCAGCTTCTAAGATGCTGTCCAAGTTTAGGAAAATcattaaggaagaaattaaaaatattgaag ATACAGATGTCATggtggagaggaagagaagagggagCCCTGCAGTAACACTTCTGGTTAGAAAACCTAAAGAAATATCTGTCGATATAATCCTGGCTTTGGAATCTAAAAGCAGCTGGCCTGCTAGCACCCAGGGAGGCCTGCCCATCAGTAACTGGCTTGGAGCAAAAGTTAAGAACAGTTTAAGACGACAGCCATTTTACCTCGTACCCAAGCACGCAAAGGAAGGAAGTGGTTTTCAAG AAGAAACATGGCGTCTGTCCTTCTCTCACATtgaaaaggaaattttgaaaaatcacGGACAATCTAAAACATGCTGTGAAATTGATGGAGTGAAATGTTGCAG GAAAGAGTGTTTAAAACTAATGAAATATCTTTtagaacaactgaaaaaaaagtttggaaaccGAAAGGAACTGGATAAGTTCTGTTCTTATCATGTGAAAACTGCCTTCTTTCACGTCTGTACCCAGGACCCAGATGACAGTCAGTGGCAGTCCAAGGATCTGGAGCTCTGCTTTGATAACTGTGTGACATACTTTCTTCAGTGCCTCCAGACAGAACAActtgagcattatttcattcctgaaGTCAATCTCTTCTCTCGAGACCATATTGACAAGCTAAGTAAA
- the CGAS gene encoding cyclic GMP-AMP synthase isoform X2 — MAPRRGKATGAASGAKAAAPRVSAPRVKGAPTEPRESPAVPEAARPSARRCGPARPSGSRREKSGPDSQEKRQVRTRAARAEDQAEGPAARTEGVMPPAAPGRPLPRPASRREGTARSARERRPQPGPTEVPGPLVPVPSLGRGKEAPGAWKPRAVLEKLRLSRLEISAATEVVNSITDHLLRRLQSSKSEFKGVALLRTGSYYERVKISAPNEFDVMFKLEVPRIQLEEYCNSAAHYFVKFKRNPKGNPLGQFLEGEILSASKMLSKFRKIIKEEIKNIEEETWRLSFSHIEKEILKNHGQSKTCCEIDGVKCCRKECLKLMKYLLEQLKKKFGNRKELDKFCSYHVKTAFFHVCTQDPDDSQWQSKDLELCFDNCVTYFLQCLQTEQLEHYFIPEVNLFSRDHIDKLSKEFLSKQIEYERNNGFPVFGEF, encoded by the exons ATGGCCCCGCGGCGCGGAAAGGCGACGGGAGCAGCTTCGGGGGCGAAAGCCGCCGCCCCCAGGGTCTCGGCGCCGCGTGTGAAGGGCGCCCCGACCGAGCCTAGAGAGTCCCCGGCCGTCCCTGAGGCCGCCCGGCCCAGCGCGCGGAGGTGCGGCCCCGCCAGGCCGTCGGGATCCCGGAGGGAGAAGAGCGGCCCGGACTCCCAGGAGAAGCGGCAGGTACGCACGCGGGCTGCCCGCGCCGAGGACCAGGCGGAGGGTCCGGCTGCTCGGACCGAAGGGGTGATGCCTCCCGCGGCCCCGGGACGGCCCCTTCCCAGGCCTGCATCTCGCCGCGAGGGCACCGCGCGCTCCGCTCGGGAGCGGAGACCCCAGCCCGGGCCCACGGAGGTCCCTGGCCCGCTGGTCCCAGTCCCCAGTCTCGGGCGCGGGAAGGAGGCGCCCGGCGCCTGGAAGCCCCGGGCGGTACTGGAGAAGTTGAGGCTGAGCCGCCTGGAAATCTCTGCGGCGACGGAGGTGGTGAACAGTATCACGGACCACCTGCTGCGGAGACTGCAGAGCAGTAAGTCCGAGTTCAAAGGCGTCGCGCTGCTGCGCACCGGGAGCTACTATGAGCGCGTGAAG ATTTCTGCTCCTAATGAATTTGACGTTATGTTCAAACTGGAGGTCCCCCGAATTCAGCTAGAAGAATATTGCAACAGTGCTGCTCATTACTTTGTGAAGTTCAAAAGAAATCCCAAAGGAAATCCTCTGGGTCAGTTTTTAGAAGGGGAAATATTATCAGCTTCTAAGATGCTGTCCAAGTTTAGGAAAATcattaaggaagaaattaaaaatattgaag AAGAAACATGGCGTCTGTCCTTCTCTCACATtgaaaaggaaattttgaaaaatcacGGACAATCTAAAACATGCTGTGAAATTGATGGAGTGAAATGTTGCAG GAAAGAGTGTTTAAAACTAATGAAATATCTTTtagaacaactgaaaaaaaagtttggaaaccGAAAGGAACTGGATAAGTTCTGTTCTTATCATGTGAAAACTGCCTTCTTTCACGTCTGTACCCAGGACCCAGATGACAGTCAGTGGCAGTCCAAGGATCTGGAGCTCTGCTTTGATAACTGTGTGACATACTTTCTTCAGTGCCTCCAGACAGAACAActtgagcattatttcattcctgaaGTCAATCTCTTCTCTCGAGACCATATTGACAAGCTAAGTAAA
- the CGAS gene encoding cyclic GMP-AMP synthase isoform X3, giving the protein MAPRRGKATGAASGAKAAAPRVSAPRVKGAPTEPRESPAVPEAARPSARRCGPARPSGSRREKSGPDSQEKRQVRTRAARAEDQAEGPAARTEGVMPPAAPGRPLPRPASRREGTARSARERRPQPGPTEVPGPLVPVPSLGRGKEAPGAWKPRAVLEKLRLSRLEISAATEVVNSITDHLLRRLQSSKSEFKGVALLRTGSYYERVKISAPNEFDVMFKLEVPRIQLEEYCNSAAHYFVKFKRNPKGNPLGQFLEGEILSASKMLSKFRKIIKEEIKNIEDTDVMVERKRRGSPAVTLLVRKPKEISVDIILALESKSSWPASTQGGLPISNWLGAKVKNSLRRQPFYLVPKHAKEGSGFQALTHFLVLQDAPGSSWVFLASVLESAISPRNPVSFYWRVY; this is encoded by the exons ATGGCCCCGCGGCGCGGAAAGGCGACGGGAGCAGCTTCGGGGGCGAAAGCCGCCGCCCCCAGGGTCTCGGCGCCGCGTGTGAAGGGCGCCCCGACCGAGCCTAGAGAGTCCCCGGCCGTCCCTGAGGCCGCCCGGCCCAGCGCGCGGAGGTGCGGCCCCGCCAGGCCGTCGGGATCCCGGAGGGAGAAGAGCGGCCCGGACTCCCAGGAGAAGCGGCAGGTACGCACGCGGGCTGCCCGCGCCGAGGACCAGGCGGAGGGTCCGGCTGCTCGGACCGAAGGGGTGATGCCTCCCGCGGCCCCGGGACGGCCCCTTCCCAGGCCTGCATCTCGCCGCGAGGGCACCGCGCGCTCCGCTCGGGAGCGGAGACCCCAGCCCGGGCCCACGGAGGTCCCTGGCCCGCTGGTCCCAGTCCCCAGTCTCGGGCGCGGGAAGGAGGCGCCCGGCGCCTGGAAGCCCCGGGCGGTACTGGAGAAGTTGAGGCTGAGCCGCCTGGAAATCTCTGCGGCGACGGAGGTGGTGAACAGTATCACGGACCACCTGCTGCGGAGACTGCAGAGCAGTAAGTCCGAGTTCAAAGGCGTCGCGCTGCTGCGCACCGGGAGCTACTATGAGCGCGTGAAG ATTTCTGCTCCTAATGAATTTGACGTTATGTTCAAACTGGAGGTCCCCCGAATTCAGCTAGAAGAATATTGCAACAGTGCTGCTCATTACTTTGTGAAGTTCAAAAGAAATCCCAAAGGAAATCCTCTGGGTCAGTTTTTAGAAGGGGAAATATTATCAGCTTCTAAGATGCTGTCCAAGTTTAGGAAAATcattaaggaagaaattaaaaatattgaag ATACAGATGTCATggtggagaggaagagaagagggagCCCTGCAGTAACACTTCTGGTTAGAAAACCTAAAGAAATATCTGTCGATATAATCCTGGCTTTGGAATCTAAAAGCAGCTGGCCTGCTAGCACCCAGGGAGGCCTGCCCATCAGTAACTGGCTTGGAGCAAAAGTTAAGAACAGTTTAAGACGACAGCCATTTTACCTCGTACCCAAGCACGCAAAGGAAGGAAGTGGTTTTCAAG cacTAACTCACTTTCTGGtactacaagatgctccaggctcatcttgggTATTTCTTGcctcagtcctagaatcagccatttctccaaggaaccctGTATCCTTTTATTGGAGAGTGTACTAG